A DNA window from Chitinibacter fontanus contains the following coding sequences:
- a CDS encoding MMPL family transporter, with protein sequence MSILLANLFLRGLPVQTNLMALLPSGESDPVAQRAVRQLEQQIGERHVLLIGASTAPAAIAAADQAAAQLLQSGAFSRVTLRQPRGDAFASAKALRYALAKPETIALLKHGELEQFLQDQAAQLYGPLGSLRAALLSQDPLFLAGDLISRRLAEGIDFDPSSGVVLLHGENKVWALIEAKSKTKAFDDSGNDGGNDEGNNAQSGPAPTARAIKAALSFAKHTPGVDALAAGVALHTDLASKTAKAEINRIGIGSWLGAVLLMWLAFRRVSAILFCLIPLLVATGVAILATSSVFGSIHVLTLVFGASLIGVAIDYGTHCFADSLGADRNWSIAHAVQQLRPALFYGVATSVTGYLALAIAPFPGLREIAVFSSTGLIAAYLTVVMAFPVLLKHYQPNTKGMRLTESIIKLYAQIPSKKYLVLLLIPALYGLSQLRANDDLHSFYTVDPELGQMEQRIKALFPHAPENQFFLVEGRDAEQVLQRENALLAQLNPLLAQQKVSSVRAISQQLPDMATQTRNIATLQHALAAPQYSAWLRELGLSETAINADRAALAAAKTIDVQSWLERDLGRGDALLWLGKTERGYASLVLLSNIKDKNALAQIRVDGVRFVDRVDDLSDLMARYRNLALALTAASLLAMLMLMVPRHGWRGATLIIVPSVLASLGALALFGLMGIALNLFSAFALLIVLALGIDYAIFFRESGEESHCAMLGVMLDSSTTLLSFGLLAMSSLPAAQSFGLMVLFGISLAFIFAPLARVQSLSTQHQQTI encoded by the coding sequence ATGAGTATTTTGCTCGCCAACTTATTCCTACGTGGTTTGCCAGTACAAACCAATTTGATGGCGCTGTTGCCAAGCGGCGAAAGCGATCCGGTCGCGCAACGTGCGGTGCGACAGCTTGAGCAGCAAATTGGCGAGCGCCATGTGCTACTGATCGGTGCCAGCACCGCGCCTGCGGCGATTGCCGCTGCCGATCAAGCCGCTGCGCAACTGCTGCAATCTGGCGCGTTTAGCCGCGTGACGCTGCGCCAGCCGCGCGGCGATGCTTTTGCAAGCGCCAAGGCCTTGCGTTACGCGCTGGCCAAGCCTGAAACGATAGCGCTACTCAAACACGGCGAGCTTGAGCAGTTTTTGCAAGATCAAGCCGCGCAACTGTATGGCCCGCTGGGCAGCTTGCGCGCAGCCCTATTAAGCCAAGACCCGCTATTTTTGGCCGGCGATTTAATCAGCCGTCGGCTCGCCGAGGGCATTGATTTTGACCCCAGCAGCGGCGTGGTGTTACTACACGGCGAAAACAAAGTCTGGGCGCTGATCGAAGCCAAAAGCAAAACCAAAGCCTTCGATGATAGTGGGAACGATGGCGGCAATGATGAAGGCAACAACGCCCAATCTGGCCCTGCCCCAACCGCACGTGCGATCAAGGCCGCACTGAGCTTTGCCAAACACACCCCCGGCGTCGATGCGCTGGCCGCCGGCGTGGCGCTGCATACCGATCTTGCGAGCAAAACCGCCAAAGCAGAAATCAACCGCATCGGGATAGGCTCGTGGCTTGGCGCGGTGCTCTTGATGTGGCTGGCGTTTCGCCGCGTCAGCGCAATCTTGTTTTGCCTGATTCCCCTGCTGGTCGCCACTGGCGTTGCGATTTTGGCCACGAGCTCTGTGTTTGGCAGCATTCATGTGCTCACCTTGGTGTTTGGCGCGAGCCTCATTGGCGTCGCGATTGATTATGGCACGCATTGCTTTGCCGATAGCTTGGGGGCGGATCGCAACTGGTCGATCGCTCATGCCGTGCAGCAACTCCGTCCAGCGCTGTTTTATGGCGTTGCAACCAGCGTGACGGGTTACTTGGCCTTGGCGATTGCACCGTTTCCGGGCTTGCGCGAAATCGCGGTTTTTTCATCGACCGGCTTGATCGCCGCCTACCTCACCGTAGTGATGGCGTTTCCGGTTTTACTCAAACACTACCAGCCCAACACCAAGGGTATGCGCTTAACCGAATCGATTATTAAGCTCTACGCACAAATACCCAGCAAAAAATATCTAGTTCTGCTGCTGATTCCAGCGCTATACGGCTTAAGCCAGCTGCGCGCCAACGACGATTTGCATAGTTTTTATACTGTTGATCCTGAGTTGGGCCAGATGGAGCAACGCATTAAAGCGCTGTTTCCGCACGCGCCCGAAAATCAATTTTTCCTCGTCGAAGGACGCGATGCCGAACAGGTTTTACAGCGTGAAAACGCGCTCCTTGCGCAGCTTAATCCGCTTTTAGCGCAACAAAAAGTCAGCTCGGTGCGCGCGATCTCGCAACAATTGCCTGATATGGCGACGCAAACTCGCAATATCGCCACCCTGCAACACGCGCTCGCTGCGCCGCAATACAGCGCGTGGCTACGCGAGTTGGGCTTGAGCGAAACGGCGATCAACGCCGATCGCGCGGCTTTGGCGGCGGCAAAAACGATTGATGTGCAAAGCTGGTTAGAACGTGATTTAGGCCGTGGCGATGCGCTGCTGTGGCTGGGTAAAACCGAGCGTGGCTACGCCTCGCTGGTGTTGCTGTCGAACATTAAAGACAAAAACGCTTTGGCGCAGATTCGCGTCGACGGCGTGCGCTTTGTCGATCGGGTCGATGATTTATCCGATTTAATGGCACGTTACCGTAATCTGGCGCTCGCGCTCACTGCGGCATCTTTACTGGCAATGCTCATGCTGATGGTGCCACGCCACGGCTGGCGCGGCGCAACGCTGATTATTGTGCCGTCGGTTTTAGCCTCGCTCGGCGCGCTGGCGCTGTTTGGCCTAATGGGTATAGCACTGAATCTCTTTTCAGCCTTTGCTTTGCTGATCGTACTGGCACTGGGTATTGATTACGCGATTTTCTTTCGCGAATCGGGAGAAGAAAGTCACTGCGCGATGCTGGGCGTCATGCTCGATTCGAGTACGACACTGCTGTCATTTGGGCTCCTAGCGATGTCCAGCCTTCCCGCCGCGCAATCGTTTGGCTTGATGGTGTTATTTGGCATTAGCCTTGCTTTTATTTTCGCCCCCTTAGCCCGCGTCCAATCATTAAGCACACAGCACCAGCAAACAATATGA
- a CDS encoding outer membrane lipoprotein carrier protein LolA: protein MNRLSTNKVFSLVRIGLLITLLLTSSAKAALLDDVKARVTLKDAQRGEFRQEKRIANLNKPLISSGEFVYLKDKGLLWQIAKPYASDAVITSETLIQRVKGKTIARVDAKTQPGYGAVSRIFMALVGNDWAVLERDFTISGKVDGKNWQLELTPKGGLFASFANSLTLSGAATLKQLDIAEKNGDSTHYTFSNVTPAGTLSADEERKFILQ from the coding sequence ATGAATCGACTGTCAACGAATAAAGTGTTTTCCCTCGTCCGTATTGGACTGCTCATCACGCTGCTGCTCACCAGCAGCGCCAAGGCCGCGCTGCTCGACGACGTTAAAGCGCGGGTGACGCTTAAAGACGCGCAACGCGGTGAATTTCGCCAAGAAAAACGCATCGCCAATTTAAACAAACCACTCATTTCAAGCGGTGAATTTGTCTACCTCAAAGACAAAGGTCTGCTGTGGCAAATTGCCAAACCCTACGCATCCGACGCGGTGATTACCAGCGAGACACTGATTCAACGCGTCAAAGGTAAAACCATCGCCCGTGTCGACGCAAAAACCCAGCCCGGCTATGGCGCAGTGTCGCGGATTTTTATGGCTTTGGTCGGCAATGATTGGGCGGTGCTCGAGCGCGATTTTACGATTAGCGGCAAAGTTGACGGGAAAAACTGGCAACTCGAACTCACGCCCAAAGGCGGCCTATTTGCCAGCTTTGCCAACAGCCTGACGCTCAGCGGTGCAGCGACGCTCAAGCAGCTCGATATCGCCGAAAAAAATGGCGATAGCACGCACTACACCTTCAGCAATGTCACCCCCGCCGGCACGCTCAGCGCCGACGAAGAACGTAAATTTATACTGCAATAA
- a CDS encoding acyl-CoA thioesterase — MSANLTHSIEVTPAFHDIDLMEVVWHGHYVKYFELARCALLQRFDYDYPGMRASGYAWPVIDLNIRYSRPATYGQKLRVSASIVEWENRLKISYRIHDVASGDLLTKGHTVQVAVNMQTREMCYVSPAVLFEKLGLQP; from the coding sequence ATGAGCGCAAACCTCACGCACAGCATTGAAGTCACGCCAGCCTTTCACGATATCGACCTGATGGAAGTCGTCTGGCACGGGCATTATGTGAAATATTTCGAGCTGGCGCGCTGCGCGCTTTTGCAGCGCTTTGATTATGATTACCCGGGCATGCGCGCGTCAGGCTATGCGTGGCCGGTAATTGACTTGAATATTCGCTATTCGCGCCCTGCTACTTACGGGCAAAAATTGCGCGTGAGCGCCAGCATCGTCGAGTGGGAAAACCGCTTAAAAATCAGCTACCGCATTCACGACGTTGCGAGCGGTGATTTACTCACCAAGGGCCACACCGTACAAGTGGCGGTCAATATGCAAACACGCGAAATGTGCTACGTCTCGCCCGCAGTGCTGTTTGAAAAACTGGGGCTACAACCATGA
- a CDS encoding HAL/PAL/TAL family ammonia-lyase translates to MNKIATPIEFGAQRLSIEDILAIANGSGAQLSADPAFRRRVHAGSQFLDNLLAEHGEIYGVTTGYGDSCTVGIPQNLVAELPKHLYTYHGCGLGAFFDAYTGRAILAARLLSLAQGYSGVRWVLLEQLATLINQNLVPVIPEEGSVGASGDLTPLSYVAAVLAGERQIYKDGTPYPTSDAFAALNIAPLTLAPKEGLALMNGTAVMTGLACIAYSRAEYLVKLCARLTALASLATDGNSYHFDAKLFSVKPHPGQNEVAAWIHDDLLAGEAPREGLRLQDRYSIRCAPHVIGVLADALPMLRSFIENELNSANDNPIIDGEGEHVLHGGHFYGGHIAFAMDSLKNCVANLADLMDRQLALMVDTRYNHGLPSNLSGASGERRAINHGFKAVQIGASSWAAEALKLTMPASVFSRSTECHNQDKVSMGTIAARDALRVLQLTEQVVAAHALAAVQGVELRMAQGELKASQLSSGVGALITEVRAISAHLLEDRALDTDLRATIAAIQAQNFSVPGGKA, encoded by the coding sequence ATGAATAAGATCGCCACACCGATAGAATTTGGCGCGCAGCGCCTGAGCATCGAAGACATCCTCGCGATTGCCAACGGCAGCGGCGCGCAACTCTCTGCCGACCCCGCGTTTCGCCGCCGCGTTCATGCCGGCAGCCAGTTTTTAGACAATCTGCTCGCCGAGCATGGCGAAATTTATGGCGTGACCACGGGCTACGGCGATTCGTGCACCGTTGGTATTCCGCAAAACTTGGTCGCTGAACTGCCCAAGCACCTCTACACCTATCACGGTTGCGGTCTGGGCGCGTTTTTCGACGCCTACACTGGCCGCGCCATTTTAGCTGCGCGGCTGCTCTCACTGGCGCAAGGCTATTCGGGCGTGCGCTGGGTTTTGCTCGAACAACTGGCAACCTTAATCAACCAGAATTTAGTGCCAGTGATTCCCGAAGAAGGCTCGGTCGGCGCGAGTGGCGATTTAACGCCACTTTCATACGTGGCCGCCGTATTGGCCGGTGAGCGCCAAATTTACAAGGATGGCACACCATACCCCACGAGTGATGCTTTTGCCGCTCTCAATATCGCGCCGCTGACGCTCGCGCCGAAAGAAGGCTTGGCCTTGATGAACGGCACCGCGGTAATGACGGGTTTGGCGTGCATTGCGTACAGTCGCGCTGAATACCTCGTTAAACTGTGCGCGCGCCTTACTGCACTGGCCTCATTGGCAACCGACGGCAATAGCTATCACTTTGACGCCAAGCTGTTCTCGGTTAAACCGCATCCGGGGCAAAATGAAGTAGCGGCGTGGATACACGATGATTTACTCGCAGGCGAAGCGCCGCGTGAAGGCTTGCGCCTGCAAGATCGCTACTCGATCCGCTGCGCGCCGCACGTGATCGGTGTGCTCGCCGACGCGCTACCGATGCTGCGATCATTCATCGAAAACGAGCTCAATAGCGCGAACGATAATCCGATCATCGACGGCGAAGGCGAACACGTGCTGCACGGCGGGCATTTCTACGGCGGGCATATCGCGTTTGCGATGGACAGCCTGAAAAACTGCGTCGCCAATCTGGCCGACCTGATGGACCGCCAGCTCGCGCTGATGGTCGATACTCGCTACAACCACGGTTTGCCGAGTAATTTATCCGGCGCCAGCGGCGAACGTCGCGCGATCAACCACGGCTTTAAAGCGGTGCAAATCGGTGCGTCGTCGTGGGCCGCCGAAGCGCTGAAACTGACGATGCCAGCCAGTGTATTTAGCCGCTCGACCGAATGCCACAACCAAGACAAAGTCAGCATGGGCACGATTGCCGCACGCGACGCGCTGCGCGTATTGCAACTGACCGAGCAAGTCGTCGCCGCGCATGCGCTCGCTGCAGTGCAAGGCGTTGAGCTCAGAATGGCGCAGGGCGAACTCAAAGCGTCGCAATTATCCAGCGGCGTTGGTGCGCTCATCACAGAAGTGCGCGCAATTTCAGCGCATTTATTGGAAGATCGCGCGCTCGACACCGATTTACGCGCGACGATCGCGGCGATTCAAGCGCAAAACTTCAGCGTGCCTGGTGGCAAAGCATGA
- a CDS encoding LpxL/LpxP family acyltransferase, giving the protein MNPSQPSTAWSVQKERGGQIAYWGMKLMLHAYALGGRPLFALILYPVLAWFFIFGRLARQASQQYLQKLAQFAPQLHLRATYWLSWRHFLSFADTILDKFHAWSNDIDHAQVHCLGREMMLERLTQGQGGIMLTAHLGNTEAMQALSKANESLRLNILVHTQHAEQFNRILAARAQTRTIRLIQVEDINAALAAELSERVERGEWLVIAADRVPVHSTNTTATARTLDVNFLGQPARLPLGPHLLALMMQCPLVLAVCLKQSDGLHLYFETLSEPEIVPRQQREAWLNQSAQRYADRLTHYCQLAPLQWFNFYPFWSEHE; this is encoded by the coding sequence ATGAATCCAAGCCAGCCAAGCACAGCGTGGAGTGTGCAAAAAGAACGCGGCGGCCAAATCGCGTATTGGGGCATGAAATTGATGCTGCACGCCTATGCACTCGGCGGTCGCCCCTTGTTTGCGCTGATTTTATACCCGGTGCTGGCGTGGTTTTTTATTTTTGGCCGACTTGCGCGGCAAGCCTCGCAGCAATACCTACAGAAGCTAGCGCAGTTCGCGCCACAACTTCATCTGCGAGCAACTTACTGGCTAAGCTGGCGGCATTTTTTAAGCTTTGCCGACACCATACTCGACAAATTTCATGCATGGTCGAACGACATCGATCACGCTCAAGTCCATTGCCTTGGCCGCGAAATGATGCTCGAACGGCTGACTCAAGGCCAAGGCGGCATTATGCTCACCGCGCATTTGGGCAATACCGAAGCGATGCAGGCGCTGTCAAAAGCCAATGAAAGCCTGCGTTTAAACATACTGGTACACACCCAACACGCCGAGCAATTTAACCGAATTTTGGCCGCGCGCGCGCAAACGCGAACAATTCGGCTAATTCAGGTTGAAGACATTAACGCAGCACTGGCCGCCGAACTTTCTGAGCGCGTCGAACGTGGCGAATGGCTGGTTATTGCCGCCGATCGCGTTCCAGTTCACAGCACAAATACGACCGCGACCGCTCGCACGCTAGACGTTAATTTTCTCGGCCAGCCAGCGCGCTTACCTCTGGGGCCGCACTTGCTCGCGCTGATGATGCAATGCCCGCTGGTGCTGGCCGTGTGCCTCAAACAAAGCGACGGTCTGCACCTGTATTTTGAAACTTTAAGCGAGCCTGAAATCGTCCCGCGCCAGCAGCGCGAGGCGTGGTTAAATCAATCTGCGCAACGCTACGCCGATCGACTCACCCATTATTGCCAGCTTGCCCCGTTGCAGTGGTTTAACTTTTACCCTTTCTGGAGCGAGCATGAATAA
- a CDS encoding glycosyltransferase family 2 protein, which produces MSQFKPCIVIPVYNHEHAIGAVLESLREFKLPCLLIDDGSHAACQSVLEQLAQQHADWVSLKRLAVNQGKGGAVSAGLFWAKSLGYSHATQIDADGQHHTPDLPQFIRAAQTQPATLIAGQPVYDESVPKGRLYGRYATHIWVWINTLSFAIKDSMCGFRVYPLAATCALLEREKLGSRMDFDVEVMVRLYWSGMRILQLPTPVQYPLDGVSHFAVWRDNVLISRMHAKLFFGMLWRSPRLIARWFQR; this is translated from the coding sequence ATGAGTCAATTCAAGCCTTGCATCGTCATTCCGGTTTACAACCACGAGCACGCGATTGGAGCGGTGCTCGAATCGCTGCGTGAATTTAAACTACCCTGCTTGCTGATCGACGACGGTAGCCACGCCGCGTGTCAAAGCGTGCTTGAACAATTAGCCCAGCAACACGCCGACTGGGTCAGCCTAAAACGCTTGGCGGTCAATCAAGGCAAAGGCGGCGCAGTCAGCGCCGGTTTATTCTGGGCAAAATCATTAGGGTATAGCCACGCAACTCAGATTGATGCTGACGGTCAACACCATACCCCAGATCTACCGCAATTTATTCGCGCAGCACAAACTCAGCCTGCTACGCTGATTGCCGGTCAGCCGGTTTACGACGAGTCGGTACCCAAAGGTCGGCTGTATGGGCGCTACGCCACGCATATCTGGGTGTGGATTAACACGCTATCGTTCGCAATTAAAGACTCGATGTGCGGCTTTCGCGTCTATCCGCTGGCGGCAACGTGTGCGCTGCTTGAGCGCGAAAAGCTTGGCAGCCGTATGGATTTTGACGTTGAAGTGATGGTGCGGCTGTATTGGTCGGGCATGCGGATTCTTCAATTGCCGACCCCGGTACAATACCCGCTCGATGGCGTATCGCATTTCGCCGTCTGGCGCGACAATGTGTTGATTTCCCGCATGCATGCCAAATTGTTTTTCGGCATGCTCTGGCGCAGCCCACGCCTGATCGCACGGTGGTTTCAGCGATGA
- a CDS encoding AMP-binding protein: MDTTAAYSQEANMNKWLDSNTPAYDFAFQQDRLISSTEFAAQVAALAHTLAAHDENAICLFCRDAYWFAVALFAAWQTGKIVHLPGDETRVHATPCTLRLSDDEDFGLNISDLIVAAPAGHQYLLQEINSTACQLYIYTSGSSGEPKAIRKSYAQLLAEVQALESLFGAQVADSVILSTVSQQHLYGLLFRVLWPIAVGRVFAAETAFFPEHLFALSLAHAKVSWVASPAHYKRMGEHLAWHEVAPHLAALFSSAGVLGAEVAREISQRSALPIQEIFGSSETGGVAWRTQGAQSAAWQALPDVALRVNQDGALEICSAHLPDTQWHTMDDAANLASDGSFTLLGRLDRIVKIEEKRIALVGVEQALAHLPEVDDAAVFAANEQGRQSLNAVLVLNLAGNALLAQLGKTAFIKLLKKQLTGQIETLALPRRWRFVAALPMNAQGKTTQAALSALFMPAVLLPQIVAEQVNGAQCQLQLHVKADIAYFAGHFPGTPILPGVTQIHWAAQLARQYFAITGQFQRMDVIKFQQIIQPGAELSLQLDWDETRQRLSFAYTSSQGAHSSGRLVFAA, translated from the coding sequence ATGGATACTACGGCAGCGTATTCGCAAGAAGCAAATATGAATAAATGGCTAGATAGCAATACCCCTGCTTACGATTTTGCATTTCAACAAGATCGGCTTATTTCCAGCACCGAGTTTGCCGCGCAAGTGGCCGCTTTGGCGCACACTTTGGCCGCGCACGACGAAAACGCCATCTGCCTGTTTTGTCGCGACGCATACTGGTTTGCTGTCGCGCTGTTTGCAGCCTGGCAAACCGGCAAAATCGTGCACTTACCGGGCGATGAAACTCGCGTGCACGCTACGCCGTGTACGCTGCGCCTGTCGGACGACGAAGACTTTGGCCTGAACATCAGTGATCTGATTGTTGCCGCGCCCGCTGGGCATCAATACCTGCTGCAAGAAATCAATAGCACGGCGTGCCAGTTATATATTTACACCTCAGGTTCAAGCGGTGAGCCCAAAGCAATCCGCAAAAGCTATGCGCAATTGCTTGCTGAAGTGCAAGCACTGGAAAGTCTATTCGGCGCGCAAGTCGCTGATTCGGTGATTTTAAGCACGGTGAGCCAGCAGCATTTGTATGGTCTGCTGTTTCGCGTGTTGTGGCCGATTGCAGTCGGGCGGGTGTTTGCCGCCGAGACGGCGTTTTTCCCCGAGCATTTATTTGCGCTCAGCCTAGCGCACGCCAAAGTGAGTTGGGTCGCTAGCCCAGCACACTACAAGCGCATGGGCGAACACCTTGCTTGGCATGAAGTTGCACCACATTTAGCGGCCCTATTTTCATCTGCAGGCGTACTCGGCGCTGAAGTGGCGCGTGAAATCAGCCAGCGCAGCGCGCTACCGATTCAGGAAATATTTGGTTCATCCGAAACCGGCGGCGTGGCATGGCGCACGCAAGGCGCTCAATCGGCTGCTTGGCAAGCCTTGCCCGACGTCGCTTTGCGCGTCAATCAGGACGGCGCGCTGGAAATTTGCTCGGCGCATTTACCCGATACGCAATGGCATACGATGGACGACGCGGCCAATTTAGCCAGCGACGGCAGCTTTACCCTGCTGGGGCGGCTCGACCGGATTGTGAAAATCGAAGAAAAACGCATCGCCTTGGTTGGCGTCGAGCAAGCCTTAGCCCATTTACCCGAGGTGGACGATGCTGCGGTATTTGCCGCCAATGAGCAAGGTCGCCAGAGTTTGAATGCGGTGTTAGTGCTTAATCTGGCAGGCAACGCCCTCCTTGCTCAACTGGGTAAAACCGCGTTCATCAAACTATTGAAAAAACAGCTCACCGGGCAAATTGAAACCTTGGCGTTGCCGCGCCGCTGGCGTTTTGTTGCAGCCTTACCGATGAATGCGCAAGGCAAAACCACGCAGGCCGCACTCAGCGCGCTATTTATGCCCGCGGTGCTGCTACCGCAAATCGTCGCCGAGCAAGTCAACGGCGCACAATGCCAATTGCAGCTGCACGTTAAAGCCGACATTGCCTATTTTGCTGGCCATTTCCCGGGCACGCCGATTTTGCCGGGCGTAACGCAAATTCACTGGGCGGCGCAATTGGCGCGCCAGTATTTTGCGATTACGGGCCAATTTCAGCGCATGGACGTGATCAAATTCCAACAAATTATCCAGCCGGGCGCTGAATTAAGTTTGCAACTGGATTGGGATGAAACGCGGCAGCGCCTGAGCTTTGCGTATACCTCAAGCCAAGGCGCGCACTCGTCGGGACGTTTGGTGTTTGCCGCATGA
- a CDS encoding acyl carrier protein translates to MDKTAIHSEVVRIIAELFEIDPARITPDAQLYTDLEIDSIDAVDMAAELKSLVGKKISPEDFKQVRTVQDVVDAVYKLQQA, encoded by the coding sequence ATGGATAAAACGGCGATTCACAGTGAAGTAGTCCGCATTATTGCCGAGCTATTTGAAATCGACCCAGCCCGCATCACCCCCGACGCGCAGCTCTACACCGATCTAGAAATCGACAGCATCGATGCCGTTGATATGGCGGCCGAATTAAAATCTTTAGTCGGCAAAAAAATCAGCCCTGAAGACTTTAAACAAGTGCGCACGGTGCAAGACGTCGTCGACGCAGTTTACAAATTACAGCAAGCCTAA
- a CDS encoding phosphopantetheine-binding protein, with protein sequence MDNTLINEIKLFVIETLNLEDITVDDIDTESPLFNEGLGLDSIDALELGVGLQKRYGIKLQSDSAENRQHFASIRSLAEFVSAQRQ encoded by the coding sequence GTGGACAACACGCTGATCAACGAAATTAAATTATTTGTTATTGAGACGCTGAATCTTGAAGACATTACGGTCGACGATATTGATACCGAAAGCCCCTTATTTAATGAAGGCTTAGGCCTTGATTCTATCGATGCGCTTGAATTAGGCGTTGGCCTACAAAAACGCTACGGCATTAAATTGCAAAGCGATTCGGCCGAAAATCGCCAGCATTTCGCATCAATTCGCAGTTTGGCTGAATTTGTCAGCGCGCAGCGCCAATAA
- a CDS encoding lysophospholipid acyltransferase family protein, giving the protein MTWQLKLNWVRRLVGTAIAFSSFGIGGSLLGLFFPLMNMATPITRRQQQARKIIHWVFYQFLCWMRFLGIMQWQIEGQHLLGRPGQLVIANHPSLLDVVFMMAHINEPNCVVKGSLWRNPCMVGPVTAAGFIPNHSSEQMVLDGVNALQNGDCLIIFPEGTRTTPGQSLQFHRGAATIAIKGARVLTPVLITVSPTTLTKNEKWYKIPPRRFVMTLKVLDDIDLSHYRQAHSDPIAARRLNSDLTALYTQELNRGQHADQRN; this is encoded by the coding sequence ATGACTTGGCAACTGAAACTGAACTGGGTTCGACGCCTAGTGGGTACAGCAATTGCATTTAGCAGCTTTGGTATTGGTGGCTCTTTATTGGGTTTATTTTTCCCGTTGATGAATATGGCAACGCCGATTACGCGCCGCCAACAGCAAGCTAGGAAAATCATTCATTGGGTTTTTTACCAATTTTTATGCTGGATGCGCTTTTTGGGGATTATGCAATGGCAGATCGAAGGCCAGCATTTGCTCGGCCGGCCCGGCCAGCTGGTGATTGCCAACCATCCTTCATTGCTTGATGTCGTGTTTATGATGGCGCACATCAATGAGCCTAACTGCGTCGTCAAAGGCAGCCTGTGGCGCAACCCGTGCATGGTCGGCCCAGTGACGGCGGCAGGATTTATCCCGAATCACAGCAGCGAGCAAATGGTGCTCGACGGGGTGAACGCACTGCAAAACGGCGATTGCCTGATTATTTTTCCCGAAGGCACACGCACCACGCCCGGGCAAAGCCTGCAATTTCACCGTGGCGCAGCGACGATCGCGATCAAAGGCGCGCGGGTATTAACGCCAGTGCTCATCACCGTTAGCCCAACGACTTTGACCAAGAACGAGAAGTGGTACAAAATTCCGCCGCGCCGATTCGTCATGACATTAAAGGTCCTCGACGATATCGATTTAAGTCATTATCGCCAAGCCCATAGCGACCCCATTGCCGCTCGCCGCCTTAATAGCGACCTCACCGCACTTTACACTCAGGAATTAAACCGTGGACAACACGCTGATCAACGAAATTAA
- a CDS encoding beta-ketoacyl synthase chain length factor, producing the protein MRTALWSIQLNISRTRHWHNDNDTTPRLDFIPALQRRRLSALARINLELAHQINPENTPIRCIFASRHGEIQQTVEMLKTLAHGELISPAMFSHSVHNAAQGLWSILAQQKDECSAISAGLDTLPLAFVEVAGMLCDAPEPQVLLMYSDEAVPEVLSPDDLETKQRFALSCMIDTGTANLQLSAIAKSSDHPSNPRHDFFSWWQSSQSQLITTGNDCDWEWTKL; encoded by the coding sequence ATGCGCACAGCACTTTGGTCAATCCAACTCAATATTTCGCGCACTAGGCATTGGCACAACGATAACGATACTACCCCGCGCCTTGATTTTATCCCTGCATTGCAACGCCGCCGTTTATCTGCTCTAGCGCGTATTAACCTAGAGTTGGCTCATCAAATCAATCCTGAAAATACACCAATACGATGCATATTTGCCTCGAGACATGGGGAAATACAACAAACTGTAGAGATGCTCAAAACCTTGGCGCATGGTGAGCTCATATCTCCCGCAATGTTTAGTCATTCGGTGCACAATGCAGCGCAAGGACTTTGGAGTATTCTGGCACAACAGAAAGATGAGTGTAGCGCAATCAGCGCCGGCCTAGACACATTGCCATTGGCCTTCGTTGAGGTTGCTGGCATGCTCTGTGACGCTCCAGAGCCTCAGGTCTTGCTGATGTACTCAGACGAAGCAGTCCCTGAGGTATTGAGCCCTGATGATTTGGAAACAAAACAACGCTTTGCCCTTTCCTGCATGATTGATACGGGTACAGCCAATCTGCAGTTAAGTGCAATCGCAAAATCTAGCGACCATCCCTCCAACCCAAGACATGATTTTTTCAGCTGGTGGCAATCTAGCCAGTCCCAATTAATCACGACTGGAAATGATTGTGATTGGGAATGGACCAAATTATGA